A genomic window from Candidatus Eisenbacteria bacterium includes:
- a CDS encoding LON peptidase substrate-binding domain-containing protein, with translation MDHAPKKPVPVFPLPDLVLFPCAVVELHVFELRYLAMVREALSTDRLIAIALLQHGWSHDHGSTEHHPIGCLGRIDAVTWRPNDSYDMRVRGLSRVRIQRPAREYPYRCACVVPVPQEPLDDDDPLIQMERLALDESYRRIRSWTESFALQGGGRSLSFEAYVNSVCHELPLSPPEKLELLELDSVLARSRLARERMDKVVLRPEPRREGERN, from the coding sequence TTGGATCACGCGCCGAAGAAACCGGTGCCGGTATTTCCCCTCCCGGACCTGGTGCTGTTCCCGTGCGCGGTGGTGGAGCTCCACGTGTTCGAGCTGCGCTATCTCGCGATGGTTCGCGAGGCGCTCTCCACCGACCGGCTGATCGCGATTGCCTTGCTGCAGCACGGATGGTCCCACGACCACGGCAGCACGGAACACCATCCGATCGGTTGCCTGGGGCGCATCGACGCGGTGACGTGGAGGCCCAACGACTCCTATGACATGCGGGTGAGAGGCCTCTCGCGGGTGCGCATCCAGCGCCCGGCCCGCGAATACCCCTACCGTTGCGCGTGCGTGGTTCCGGTCCCTCAAGAGCCGCTGGATGACGACGACCCGCTGATCCAGATGGAGCGCCTGGCCCTGGACGAGAGCTATCGGCGGATCCGTTCCTGGACGGAAAGCTTCGCGCTTCAAGGCGGCGGCCGAAGTCTCTCGTTCGAGGCTTACGTCAATTCGGTGTGTCATGAGCTCCCGCTGAGTCCGCCGGAAAAGCTGGAGCTGCTCGAGCTCGACAGTGTCCTGGCGCGCTCACGTCTTGCGCGCGAGCGCATGGACAAGGTGGTGCTGAGGCCGGAGCCCAGGCGAGAGGGTGAGCGAAACTGA
- a CDS encoding CARDB domain-containing protein, with translation MRRTHWILPALAALTLAAPLAASARPRAPISGTLPNLMIDRTRTASQTMVNIRNNGSAASTTCHVRIVLETGGVFYFGIWGLQPGEACSMHLPSLQKGKPYAFTITVDCEREVAESNEDDNVESMRFIP, from the coding sequence ATGCGTCGCACGCATTGGATTCTACCGGCCCTTGCGGCCCTCACTCTGGCCGCGCCACTCGCCGCGAGCGCCCGTCCCCGGGCTCCGATCTCAGGGACGCTCCCGAACCTCATGATCGACCGGACGCGAACCGCTTCCCAGACCATGGTCAACATCCGCAACAACGGTTCGGCGGCTTCGACCACGTGCCACGTACGGATCGTGCTCGAGACTGGAGGCGTCTTCTACTTCGGGATCTGGGGCCTCCAGCCGGGCGAAGCGTGCAGCATGCACCTGCCCTCGCTACAGAAAGGCAAGCCCTACGCGTTCACGATCACGGTCGACTGCGAACGGGAAGTGGCCGAGAGCAACGAAGACGACAACGTGGAGAGCATGCGCTTCATTCCCTGA
- a CDS encoding peroxidase-related enzyme (This protein belongs to a clade of uncharacterized proteins related to peroxidases such as the alkylhydroperoxidase AhpD.), whose protein sequence is MSWIRSADGIATPEAPSRSDPGADMTALFRALALDPSGAQSIAEHARTLAAEPTPLPLAQAELIGVVVSATNGCGYCVAHYGPRLARALGDEPLARAVARDYREANLAARDRVLLDYAVALTCEPSERKEDDVERIREYGFDDAAILRATHLAAYVGLLNRLASGLGVALEPNVQAWEFGDQR, encoded by the coding sequence ATGAGCTGGATTCGGAGCGCCGACGGCATCGCGACCCCGGAGGCTCCCTCCCGGTCGGATCCGGGTGCGGACATGACGGCCCTGTTCCGGGCGCTCGCACTCGATCCATCCGGGGCGCAGTCGATCGCCGAGCATGCTCGTACCCTGGCGGCCGAACCTACCCCTTTGCCTCTGGCGCAGGCGGAGCTGATTGGCGTGGTCGTGTCGGCCACCAATGGATGCGGGTACTGCGTCGCCCACTACGGGCCGCGGCTGGCCAGGGCGCTCGGCGACGAGCCACTCGCTCGCGCGGTCGCTCGCGACTACCGGGAAGCGAATCTGGCAGCGCGCGACCGCGTGCTGCTCGACTACGCCGTCGCGCTCACCTGTGAGCCATCCGAGCGGAAGGAAGACGACGTCGAGCGCATCCGCGAATACGGGTTCGACGATGCCGCCATCCTCCGGGCGACGCATCTCGCCGCCTACGTGGGATTGCTGAATCGGCTGGCGAGCGGGCTCGGCGTCGCGCTCGAGCCGAACGTCCAGGCCTGGGAATTCGGCGACCAGCGCTGA
- the queG gene encoding tRNA epoxyqueuosine(34) reductase QueG has product MPTASLRIKARALELGFSAAGIARIAPLEAQARYEAWLSSGRHGGMAWLASDRQRTRRRDPALILPGVRSVVCVALAHEPQADEPRAHRVGRVARYAVGEDYHRVMRGKLAGLELEIARLLPGARTLWYTDTGAILERGWAERAGLGWIGKHSGLLSSTIGSWFLLAEVLVDQDLEPDAPLGREHCGTCVRCIEACPTRAIVAPYQVDARLCISYLTIEHRGPIPRELRSSIGDWVFGCDICQEVCPWNRFAVPARDARLHARDLEGWTLERLLEIDEPGFTVLFAGSPIRRARREGLARNICVALGNRGRAESAPSLARAAAGDRDPVVRSHAVWALGQIGRRIPATAAERTLVERALELAQQDSSGDVREEAALAGSAMRGVGHLAAAAPG; this is encoded by the coding sequence TGGGCGCCACGGCGGCATGGCGTGGCTCGCATCGGATCGTCAGCGAACGCGTCGTCGTGACCCAGCTCTCATCCTGCCCGGCGTGCGCTCGGTGGTCTGCGTGGCGCTGGCGCACGAGCCGCAAGCCGACGAGCCGCGGGCGCACCGCGTGGGACGTGTCGCACGCTATGCAGTCGGCGAGGACTACCACCGCGTCATGCGTGGCAAGCTCGCGGGCCTCGAGCTCGAGATCGCACGGCTGCTCCCCGGCGCTCGCACGCTGTGGTACACGGACACCGGCGCCATTCTCGAGCGCGGATGGGCGGAGCGCGCCGGGCTGGGTTGGATCGGCAAGCACTCGGGCCTGCTCTCGTCGACGATCGGCTCGTGGTTCCTGCTGGCGGAAGTGCTCGTCGACCAGGACCTCGAGCCGGACGCGCCACTTGGTCGCGAGCATTGCGGCACCTGCGTCCGCTGCATCGAGGCGTGTCCCACGCGCGCCATCGTCGCTCCGTATCAGGTCGACGCCCGGCTTTGCATCTCCTACCTCACCATCGAGCATCGGGGACCGATCCCTCGCGAGCTGCGCTCCTCGATCGGCGACTGGGTGTTCGGCTGCGACATCTGCCAGGAGGTCTGTCCGTGGAATCGCTTCGCGGTTCCGGCGCGCGACGCCCGGCTGCACGCGCGCGACCTCGAGGGCTGGACTCTCGAGCGACTGCTCGAGATCGACGAGCCGGGCTTCACCGTGCTGTTCGCCGGCAGTCCGATCCGGCGCGCTCGGCGCGAGGGGCTGGCGCGCAACATCTGCGTGGCGCTCGGGAACCGCGGCCGGGCGGAGTCGGCGCCGTCGCTGGCTCGCGCAGCCGCAGGCGACCGCGATCCGGTGGTCCGTTCACATGCGGTATGGGCGCTCGGCCAGATCGGCCGCCGCATTCCAGCCACCGCGGCCGAGCGGACGCTCGTGGAACGCGCGCTCGAGCTCGCGCAGCAGGACTCCTCCGGGGACGTTCGGGAAGAGGCCGCGCTCGCCGGTTCGGCGATGAGAGGCGTCGGTCATCTTGCCGCCGCGGCGCCAGGCTGA
- a CDS encoding molybdenum cofactor biosynthesis protein MoaE: MADLVSGPLEVAALIQAASRPECGALAVFLGTTRDHHEGRRVATLAYEAYEPMARAALVALERETTRRFDVASCTIVHRLGVVPPTEASVVVVVAAAHRGPAFDACRWAMDELKRGVPIWKKERYADGGEDWVEGTRLEG; encoded by the coding sequence GTGGCTGATCTGGTATCGGGTCCGCTGGAGGTGGCGGCCTTGATCCAGGCGGCTTCTCGGCCGGAGTGTGGAGCCCTCGCCGTCTTCCTGGGAACGACCCGTGACCACCACGAAGGACGGCGCGTGGCCACCCTGGCTTACGAGGCCTACGAGCCGATGGCCCGCGCGGCGCTCGTGGCTCTCGAGCGGGAGACGACGCGCCGTTTCGACGTGGCCTCGTGCACGATCGTCCATCGCCTGGGCGTGGTGCCGCCCACCGAAGCCAGCGTCGTGGTCGTCGTGGCGGCGGCGCACCGAGGCCCGGCATTCGACGCCTGCCGCTGGGCCATGGACGAGCTCAAACGGGGGGTGCCGATCTGGAAGAAGGAACGCTACGCGGATGGCGGCGAAGACTGGGTGGAGGGCACACGACTCGAGGGCTGA
- a CDS encoding metal-dependent hydrolase has product MPKLDRGFKLTWLGHNSFWLETREGRTVLLDPWVESNPACPKHLQAFERIDVMTITHGHADHMADAVNLGKRHRPAIVCNYEIHAYLQGKGLTTTAPMNKGGSQTVHGIRFSMVHAVHTSGIEENGQIVACGGEACGFVITLEDGTRIYQAGDTAAFSDMALIAEIHKPEIALLPIGDHYTMAPREAAIAARMLGVRWIVPSHYGTFPVLTGTPEELGRELSGLGVKAEVVALEPGGILQ; this is encoded by the coding sequence ATGCCGAAGCTCGACCGAGGCTTCAAGCTCACCTGGCTCGGGCACAACTCGTTCTGGCTCGAGACCCGTGAAGGGCGGACGGTGCTGCTCGATCCGTGGGTGGAGAGCAACCCCGCGTGCCCCAAGCATCTCCAGGCTTTCGAGCGCATCGACGTCATGACCATCACTCACGGCCACGCCGATCACATGGCCGACGCAGTGAACCTGGGCAAGCGGCACCGGCCGGCCATCGTCTGCAACTACGAGATCCACGCTTACCTGCAGGGCAAGGGCCTCACCACCACGGCCCCCATGAACAAGGGCGGCTCCCAGACGGTCCACGGCATCCGCTTCTCGATGGTGCACGCCGTGCACACCAGCGGCATCGAGGAAAATGGTCAGATCGTGGCATGCGGCGGGGAGGCCTGCGGCTTCGTGATCACCCTCGAGGACGGCACCAGGATCTACCAGGCGGGAGACACGGCCGCGTTCTCCGACATGGCTCTGATCGCGGAGATCCACAAGCCGGAGATCGCCCTGCTGCCGATCGGCGATCACTATACGATGGCGCCCCGCGAGGCGGCGATCGCCGCCCGGATGCTCGGTGTGCGCTGGATCGTCCCCTCGCACTACGGGACGTTTCCGGTGCTGACCGGGACTCCCGAAGAGCTTGGCCGCGAGCTGTCAGGCCTTGGCGTGAAGGCCGAGGTGGTCGCGCTCGAGCCGGGCGGGATTCTGCAGTAG
- a CDS encoding pitrilysin family protein yields MRWFRIPFAALVAAAALARAGGTSAAETPMLNVPVETFTLKNGLRVVVHEDHTAPLVAVNVWYHVGSGREVKGRSGFAHLFEHMLFQGSKNVADDQHFSIVQDAGGTANGTTNADRTNYFEMVPSNYLETALWLEADRMGFLLPSLNQEKLDNQRDVVKNERRQRYENAPYGMGFVRLGEMLFPASHPYHWPTIGYMEDLSAASLDDVKGFFSQWYSPDNACLVVAGDVKPSEVKRLATRYFGDIPKGPARPPLPRTPASLAADQRDVMEDQVTLPQIMMAWHSAPLWHKDDPVLDILSSILGQGKASRLYERLVYKEQAAQTVSSFQFTREQAGTFHITVQAREGHTLSEMERAILEEITRMAKEGPTERELTQAKNSIEAAAVRAVETLLGKADRINSYMTYRGRPDLFNEELQNYRNVTVQDVRRVAEAYLSKPRVVLSIVPKGKRELAAAGATP; encoded by the coding sequence ATGAGATGGTTTCGCATTCCATTCGCAGCGCTCGTCGCCGCGGCCGCGCTGGCGCGGGCGGGCGGTACTTCGGCGGCGGAGACCCCGATGCTCAACGTCCCGGTCGAGACCTTCACGTTGAAGAACGGCCTGCGCGTCGTGGTTCACGAGGACCACACGGCCCCGCTGGTGGCGGTGAACGTCTGGTACCACGTCGGCTCTGGCCGCGAGGTCAAGGGGCGCAGCGGCTTCGCTCACCTGTTCGAGCACATGCTCTTCCAGGGCTCCAAGAACGTCGCCGACGACCAGCACTTCTCGATCGTCCAGGACGCCGGCGGAACCGCCAACGGCACCACCAACGCGGACCGCACCAACTACTTCGAGATGGTCCCCTCGAACTACCTGGAGACGGCGCTGTGGCTGGAAGCGGATCGCATGGGCTTCCTGCTTCCATCGCTCAACCAGGAGAAGCTCGACAACCAGCGCGACGTGGTGAAGAACGAGCGCCGTCAGCGCTATGAGAACGCCCCCTACGGCATGGGCTTCGTCCGCCTCGGAGAGATGCTCTTCCCGGCGAGTCATCCGTACCACTGGCCCACCATCGGCTACATGGAGGATCTGAGCGCGGCTTCTCTCGATGACGTGAAGGGCTTCTTCAGTCAATGGTACAGCCCCGACAACGCGTGCCTCGTCGTGGCGGGAGACGTCAAGCCATCCGAGGTGAAGCGCCTCGCCACCCGCTACTTCGGGGACATTCCGAAAGGCCCGGCCCGGCCGCCGCTGCCGCGCACCCCGGCGTCGCTGGCCGCCGATCAGCGCGACGTCATGGAGGACCAGGTCACGCTGCCTCAGATCATGATGGCGTGGCACTCGGCGCCGCTCTGGCACAAGGACGACCCGGTGCTCGACATCCTCTCCAGCATCCTGGGCCAGGGCAAAGCCTCGCGGCTCTACGAGCGGCTGGTCTACAAGGAGCAGGCCGCGCAGACCGTGAGCTCCTTCCAGTTCACTCGCGAGCAGGCGGGCACGTTCCACATCACGGTACAGGCTCGTGAAGGGCATACGCTGAGCGAGATGGAGCGAGCGATTCTCGAGGAGATCACGCGGATGGCGAAGGAGGGGCCGACCGAGCGCGAGCTCACGCAGGCCAAGAACAGCATCGAAGCCGCGGCCGTGCGCGCCGTGGAGACCCTGCTCGGCAAGGCGGACCGCATCAACAGCTACATGACGTATCGAGGGCGCCCGGATCTCTTCAACGAAGAGCTGCAGAACTACCGAAACGTCACCGTCCAGGATGTGCGGCGCGTCGCGGAGGCCTACCTGAGCAAGCCGAGAGTCGTGCTCTCGATCGTGCCCAAGGGCAAGCGCGAGCTGGCCGCCGCGGGGGCCACGCCATGA
- a CDS encoding pitrilysin family protein — protein sequence MTLRPFCFAALLVVLVGGQSNMSVADKLDRSKKPPVGPAPALVAPKVVKRQLTNGMVVWIARRPQLPQSTLLLQIRGGSSLDTKPGVAAMTAALLDDGTQRLNAREFVNAVEYVGANLSASASEEQTVVTLNTLTQHLDEALTLMGEMVTQPAFREEEIERERKARLQSLKQQKDQPVVVATDVFHRVVFGMDHPYGRPVSGTVPSVEGISRDDLLRCYDQVYRPNNAVLIAVGDITEQELLPRLERVFGSWKTQPVPPAAATAPARPKVLPLTVYLVDKPGAAQSEIRMGQVGASRTSPDYYALQVLNLMLGGQFTSRVNLNLRERHGFTYGARTAWGFRRGDGPFYASAGVFTAKTDSSLTEFMRELKDVRGPRPATASETDAAKNSLIRGYPRRLETNDGVAGVLADLAFYGLDEAEITEYNRRIGQVTPEDVTRVASKYIDPANLAVVVVGDVAKIRSGIEALALGPVKLLDADAKEVSAP from the coding sequence ATGACTCTTCGACCTTTCTGCTTCGCCGCCCTGCTGGTGGTCCTCGTGGGAGGCCAATCGAACATGAGCGTTGCCGACAAGCTCGATCGCAGCAAGAAACCACCGGTGGGACCGGCTCCGGCCCTGGTCGCTCCGAAGGTGGTCAAGCGCCAGCTCACCAACGGCATGGTGGTCTGGATCGCGCGCCGGCCCCAGCTTCCTCAGTCGACGCTCCTGCTCCAGATCCGCGGAGGCTCCTCGCTGGACACGAAGCCTGGCGTCGCCGCGATGACCGCGGCCTTGCTGGACGACGGCACCCAGCGACTCAACGCCCGCGAGTTCGTCAACGCGGTCGAGTACGTGGGAGCGAATCTCAGCGCCTCGGCGAGCGAAGAGCAGACCGTCGTGACGCTGAACACGCTCACCCAGCATCTCGACGAGGCGCTCACGTTGATGGGCGAGATGGTCACCCAGCCGGCGTTCCGCGAGGAAGAGATCGAGCGCGAGCGCAAGGCTCGCCTGCAGTCGCTCAAGCAGCAGAAGGACCAGCCCGTCGTGGTGGCCACCGATGTCTTCCACCGGGTGGTCTTCGGCATGGACCATCCCTACGGCCGGCCGGTCTCGGGCACCGTCCCGAGCGTCGAAGGCATCTCGCGGGATGACCTCCTGCGGTGCTACGACCAGGTCTACCGGCCGAACAACGCCGTGCTGATCGCGGTCGGCGACATCACCGAGCAGGAACTGCTGCCTCGTCTGGAGCGGGTCTTCGGCAGCTGGAAGACCCAGCCGGTCCCCCCGGCGGCGGCCACCGCTCCGGCCCGGCCGAAGGTCTTGCCACTGACCGTCTACCTGGTCGACAAGCCGGGCGCGGCGCAGTCGGAGATCCGCATGGGACAGGTGGGCGCCTCCCGCACGAGTCCGGACTACTACGCGCTCCAGGTCCTGAACCTGATGCTGGGCGGCCAATTCACGTCGCGCGTGAACCTCAACCTGCGCGAGCGCCATGGCTTCACTTATGGCGCGCGCACGGCCTGGGGCTTCCGCCGCGGCGACGGTCCGTTCTACGCATCGGCGGGCGTGTTCACGGCGAAGACCGACAGCTCGCTGACGGAGTTCATGAGGGAGCTGAAGGACGTCCGCGGACCGAGGCCTGCGACCGCGAGCGAGACGGATGCGGCCAAGAACTCGCTGATCCGGGGCTACCCGCGGCGGCTCGAGACCAACGATGGCGTGGCCGGCGTGCTGGCAGACCTGGCCTTCTACGGCCTCGACGAGGCCGAGATCACCGAATACAACCGCCGCATCGGCCAGGTCACTCCGGAGGACGTCACACGGGTCGCAAGCAAGTACATCGATCCGGCGAACCTGGCGGTGGTGGTGGTCGGCGACGTCGCCAAGATCCGGAGCGGTATCGAGGCCCTGGCACTGGGACCGGTCAAGCTCCTCGACGCGGACGCGAAGGAAGTCTCGGCGCCGTAG
- the bcp gene encoding thioredoxin-dependent thiol peroxidase, which produces MLPVIGKPAPDFTLPSTSGEPVSLRQFKGKKTVVLYFYPKDETPGCTREACDFRDHHADFEKHGVVVLGVSTDGLESHRHFTDKHHLPFTLLADEDASVSKMYGVYKQKNLYGKKYMGIERTTFVIDRTGRVAQIYPKVKVDGHIQNLLEFVGED; this is translated from the coding sequence TTGCTGCCCGTCATCGGTAAACCCGCCCCGGACTTCACCCTGCCCTCGACTTCCGGCGAGCCCGTGTCGCTCCGGCAGTTCAAGGGGAAGAAGACCGTCGTCCTCTACTTCTATCCCAAGGACGAAACTCCTGGATGCACGCGCGAGGCCTGTGACTTCCGCGATCATCACGCGGATTTCGAGAAGCATGGGGTGGTCGTTCTCGGTGTTTCCACCGACGGGCTCGAGTCACACCGCCACTTCACGGACAAGCATCACCTGCCGTTCACTCTTCTGGCCGACGAGGACGCGTCGGTCTCGAAGATGTACGGCGTGTACAAACAGAAGAATCTGTACGGGAAGAAGTACATGGGGATCGAGCGCACGACCTTCGTCATCGACCGAACCGGGCGGGTTGCGCAGATCTATCCCAAGGTCAAGGTCGACGGTCACATCCAGAACCTGCTGGAGTTCGTAGGCGAGGACTGA
- a CDS encoding Fe-Mn family superoxide dismutase: protein MPWPKVEPKKFASIRELNGISQRTMEEHYELYKGYCGKVNEIQERLNGVDRGSANQIYSDLRGLRVDLSFAIGGVKNHEIYFAHLGGKGGQPGTRLMEMIKRDFPSYDAWLADFKASGLAARGWVWLAYDHDFQTLTTAVGDAQNTFPIWNSTPILALDVYEHAYWIDYGRARAKYIEAFFNNLDWNVVEQNLERAIAMQAVHK, encoded by the coding sequence ATGCCCTGGCCCAAGGTGGAACCGAAGAAGTTCGCGTCGATCCGCGAGCTCAACGGCATCTCGCAGCGCACCATGGAAGAGCACTACGAGCTCTACAAGGGCTACTGCGGGAAGGTGAACGAGATCCAGGAGAGGTTGAACGGCGTCGATCGCGGCTCGGCCAACCAGATCTACAGCGATCTTCGCGGGCTGCGGGTCGATCTCTCGTTCGCGATCGGCGGCGTCAAGAACCACGAGATCTATTTCGCCCATCTGGGCGGCAAGGGCGGCCAGCCGGGGACGCGGCTGATGGAGATGATCAAGCGCGACTTCCCTTCGTACGACGCCTGGCTCGCCGACTTCAAGGCCTCGGGCCTCGCCGCCCGCGGCTGGGTGTGGCTGGCCTACGACCACGATTTCCAGACGCTGACCACCGCGGTCGGCGACGCGCAGAACACGTTTCCGATCTGGAACTCCACGCCGATCCTGGCGCTCGACGTCTACGAGCATGCCTACTGGATCGATTACGGCCGAGCGCGCGCCAAGTACATCGAGGCGTTCTTCAACAACCTGGACTGGAACGTCGTCGAGCAGAATCTCGAGCGAGCGATCGCCATGCAGGCGGTCCACAAATAA
- a CDS encoding GNAT family N-acetyltransferase: protein MAASIGAGPEERPIVHVHVLFFAQARERAGVARATLELPRGARVGEALAEIEKRHPGLAALRPHMAVALNQKLAGADEEIPDGAELALLPPVSGGAAPPRTTPRLRVVPATADRWKDVESLFGPRGACAGCWCMYPRLLAAEYRSGSGEGNRRRLQRLVRQGPPPGLLGYVADQPAAWCALAPREDYVRLDRSRTLARVDDRAVWSVVCFFVARPYRRRGLTVAMLQHAARWARGRGARILEGYPVDPPSGKTADAFAWWGVADAFFAAGFREVARRSPTRPIVRLELGRAGPKTSARRG from the coding sequence ATTGCGGCCAGCATAGGGGCTGGTCCGGAGGAGCGTCCAATCGTTCACGTTCACGTTCTCTTCTTCGCTCAGGCGCGGGAGCGCGCCGGCGTGGCGCGCGCGACACTCGAGCTGCCTCGAGGCGCGCGGGTCGGTGAAGCGCTGGCCGAGATCGAGAAGAGGCATCCTGGCCTGGCCGCGCTGCGTCCCCACATGGCGGTCGCGCTCAACCAGAAGCTGGCCGGCGCCGACGAGGAGATCCCTGACGGCGCCGAGCTGGCGTTGCTTCCGCCCGTGAGCGGCGGCGCCGCGCCGCCGAGGACGACTCCGCGGCTGCGTGTGGTCCCGGCGACCGCCGACCGCTGGAAGGACGTCGAGAGCCTGTTCGGTCCGCGCGGGGCGTGCGCGGGATGCTGGTGCATGTATCCGCGGCTGCTCGCCGCGGAGTACCGCAGCGGCTCCGGCGAAGGCAACCGCCGCCGCCTGCAGCGCCTGGTTCGGCAAGGTCCGCCGCCGGGACTGCTGGGATACGTCGCGGATCAGCCGGCGGCCTGGTGCGCGCTGGCGCCGCGTGAAGACTACGTCCGGCTCGATCGCTCCCGCACTCTGGCGCGCGTCGACGATCGTGCGGTCTGGTCGGTGGTCTGCTTCTTCGTCGCTCGGCCTTACCGGCGTCGCGGCTTGACTGTCGCCATGCTCCAGCATGCGGCTCGCTGGGCCCGCGGCCGCGGCGCGCGAATCCTCGAGGGTTATCCGGTGGATCCGCCGTCGGGGAAGACGGCGGATGCCTTCGCGTGGTGGGGCGTCGCCGACGCATTCTTCGCCGCCGGATTTCGCGAAGTGGCCCGCCGCTCTCCAACACGACCGATCGTCCGCCTGGAGCTGGGCCGCGCAGGACCGAAAACGAGCGCTCGCCGTGGCTGA
- a CDS encoding CPBP family intramembrane glutamic endopeptidase: MHDPNQDTVEVSSEAPRDPHDRIDLRPWLVIVTVAGIGALVAGHADLAGMAALAGLFAVAHAADLDPRRDPAYRSVAWIIPVLSVTTFILLGWVISASDYTGRARTLGLIMTGLGAAASLAAAFRPFATELARSLFAVPTPSRVLRLAARLAILGTLLSVPVGLAFPMLADQLRESGATLVGGIGPLLSNLVGLVLLAFGSVGFLVRRNWAETAERLGLQRLVPRHALVVLVGVTAMLLINAGAEWVQRTWFPDLWASDQKVNQMIAGDLTRSETLVLGLSAGFGEEIALRGALQPKLGIFRTSVLFAMLHVQYSWFGMVIIALLGLLLGWIRQRSSTSVAIAIHALYDVVAVLTLKN; this comes from the coding sequence ATGCACGATCCGAATCAAGACACGGTCGAGGTCTCTTCGGAAGCGCCGCGCGATCCGCACGATCGCATCGACCTGCGTCCGTGGCTCGTCATCGTGACGGTCGCGGGAATTGGCGCTCTGGTCGCGGGTCACGCGGATCTGGCGGGCATGGCCGCCCTGGCGGGACTCTTCGCCGTCGCGCACGCCGCTGATCTCGACCCGCGACGGGACCCGGCCTATCGCTCGGTGGCGTGGATCATCCCCGTGCTGTCCGTCACGACCTTCATCCTGCTCGGCTGGGTCATTTCCGCATCCGATTACACCGGCCGCGCGCGGACGCTCGGCTTGATCATGACGGGACTCGGCGCAGCCGCATCGTTGGCCGCGGCGTTCCGGCCATTCGCCACCGAGCTGGCACGATCGCTCTTCGCCGTTCCGACGCCGTCGCGAGTTCTGCGGCTCGCCGCGCGGCTGGCGATCCTGGGGACGCTGCTGAGCGTTCCCGTCGGACTCGCCTTCCCCATGCTCGCCGATCAACTGCGAGAGAGCGGCGCCACGCTGGTCGGCGGAATCGGTCCGCTGCTGTCGAACCTGGTCGGCCTCGTTCTGCTGGCTTTCGGCAGCGTCGGCTTTCTCGTGCGGCGCAACTGGGCCGAGACCGCGGAGCGGCTCGGGTTGCAGCGTCTCGTGCCACGCCACGCGCTGGTCGTTCTGGTTGGCGTCACCGCCATGCTGCTCATCAACGCCGGCGCCGAGTGGGTGCAGCGGACCTGGTTTCCCGACCTTTGGGCCAGCGACCAGAAGGTCAATCAGATGATCGCCGGCGATCTCACCCGCTCGGAGACACTGGTCCTCGGTCTGAGCGCCGGGTTCGGCGAAGAGATCGCGCTGCGCGGCGCCCTGCAGCCCAAGCTCGGCATCTTCCGCACCTCGGTGCTGTTCGCGATGCTCCACGTCCAGTACTCGTGGTTCGGAATGGTGATCATCGCGCTGCTGGGACTTCTGCTCGGCTGGATCCGTCAGCGGTCCTCGACCAGCGTCGCGATCGCGATCCATGCGCTCTACGACGTGGTTGCAGTGCTGACCCTGAAGAACTGA